The Niastella koreensis GR20-10 genome includes a window with the following:
- a CDS encoding DUF4288 domain-containing protein, producing MKTLFSLDNWTMIKKISPDKRMAFATIYVKYPNWKMVAKLDLPDRKKFRDKFLKTNFQKLIDRKYFDTYEVVGTKRRPSGVKAKLTLASILKLTKQSFIENIFIHQLDGAKEKQNKPTYNFFCVKMTVSIQVEGLTKGMQSCEDRYVLVKAQTVESAYNKVKKQEKQYGEPYLNSDARLVRWKIESYDDCFAMNITSIDDFNKPEGVEVFSKLRSRKITSDRAWSGR from the coding sequence ATGAAAACACTTTTTTCTTTAGATAATTGGACAATGATAAAAAAGATTTCGCCTGACAAGCGAATGGCTTTTGCGACCATTTATGTGAAATATCCAAACTGGAAAATGGTTGCTAAACTTGACTTGCCAGACAGAAAGAAATTTCGAGACAAGTTTCTTAAAACCAATTTTCAAAAACTAATTGACAGGAAATATTTTGACACATATGAGGTGGTTGGAACTAAACGACGACCAAGCGGAGTTAAAGCCAAGCTAACACTTGCTTCAATTTTAAAACTTACAAAACAGTCATTCATAGAAAATATCTTTATTCACCAATTAGACGGGGCAAAAGAAAAACAAAACAAGCCAACATATAATTTCTTTTGCGTTAAAATGACTGTTTCAATACAAGTAGAAGGCTTGACGAAAGGAATGCAATCATGCGAAGACAGATATGTATTAGTAAAAGCACAGACTGTTGAAAGTGCTTACAACAAAGTTAAGAAACAGGAAAAACAATATGGCGAACCATACTTAAATTCTGACGCAAGATTAGTTAGATGGAAAATTGAAAGCTACGACGATTGCTTTGCCATGAACATAACAAGTATTGACGACTTTAATAAACCTGAAGGTGTTGAAGTTTTTTCAAAACTTAGGAGTCGCAAAATTACAAGTGACAGAGCATGGAGTGGAAGATAG
- a CDS encoding DEAD/DEAH box helicase, whose translation MAFSALGLSAPLLKAIGEQSFTQPTPVQKQAIPAILQGKDILGISKTGSGKTAGYVLPILELCQRRVEKKDRHVRVLVIVPTRELAIQVSDVCKTFCAHLPNKIKTMAVYGGVSINPQMMALHGIEILIATPGRLLDLIDHKAVHLSQVEILVLDEADKMLNLGFKEEMDKVFQLLPAKRQNLLFSATASEDIKDMQRHLLHLPLTIEVVEEEHSIELIEQLAYHVTEARKGPLLRYLIKNEGMQQVLVFTSAVRTADNLTGKLIKNGIQAASLHGHLSQTGRLKTLQRFKEGKLRVLVASDLASRGIDIEQLPIVINYELPRSPKDYIHRIGRTGRAGASGRAVSLICPKDQHHFGIIQKKMGKKVEILESDDINLQGF comes from the coding sequence ATGGCATTTTCCGCTTTGGGTTTATCTGCCCCGTTATTAAAGGCAATAGGCGAACAGTCATTTACACAGCCTACGCCTGTGCAGAAGCAGGCTATTCCTGCGATCTTACAGGGAAAGGATATACTCGGCATATCTAAAACCGGCTCTGGCAAAACTGCCGGTTATGTATTGCCTATACTGGAATTGTGCCAGCGCCGGGTAGAAAAGAAAGACAGGCACGTGAGGGTATTGGTAATAGTGCCCACCCGTGAGCTGGCTATACAGGTAAGTGATGTTTGTAAGACCTTCTGCGCCCACCTGCCGAATAAAATAAAAACAATGGCGGTGTATGGTGGTGTTTCCATCAACCCGCAAATGATGGCCTTGCATGGCATCGAAATATTAATAGCTACACCGGGCCGTTTGCTTGATCTGATAGACCATAAAGCCGTGCACTTATCACAAGTAGAAATACTGGTGCTGGATGAAGCCGATAAAATGCTGAACCTGGGTTTTAAAGAGGAGATGGATAAAGTGTTTCAGCTGCTACCGGCCAAACGCCAGAACCTGTTGTTTTCTGCCACTGCCAGTGAAGATATTAAAGATATGCAGCGTCACCTGCTGCACCTGCCGCTAACGATTGAAGTGGTAGAAGAAGAGCACAGCATTGAATTGATTGAACAACTTGCCTATCATGTAACCGAAGCTCGTAAAGGGCCGCTTTTACGTTACCTGATCAAGAATGAAGGTATGCAGCAGGTGCTGGTGTTTACCTCTGCCGTAAGAACGGCAGATAACCTTACCGGCAAACTTATCAAAAATGGGATACAGGCAGCTTCTTTGCACGGCCACTTGAGCCAGACTGGCCGTCTTAAAACGTTGCAACGTTTTAAAGAGGGTAAGTTGCGGGTACTGGTAGCATCTGATCTTGCCTCGCGGGGTATTGATATTGAGCAATTGCCAATAGTCATTAACTACGAGTTGCCACGTTCTCCCAAAGATTATATACACCGCATCGGCCGTACCGGCAGGGCAGGCGCTTCGGGCAGGGCTGTTTCGCTGATCTGTCCTAAAGACCAGCATCATTTTGGCATCATCCAGAAAAAGATGGGGAAAAAAGTAGAGATCCTGGAAAGTGACGATATTAATCTGCAGGGTTTTTAA
- the folE gene encoding GTP cyclohydrolase I FolE, with the protein MGKKIDKIEGLFKQVMETLGLDLTDDSLRGTPRRVAKMYVEELFNGLNPADLPNMTLFENKYRYNQMLVEKDITVYSHCEHHFVPIFGKAHIAYISSGKVIGLSKLNRLVDYYARRPQVQERLTMQIGRALQQALKTEDVAVIIDAKHMCVASRGIRDTHSATVTTFYEGQFVNNVLKEEFLRYVGLTTAY; encoded by the coding sequence ATGGGGAAAAAAATAGACAAGATCGAAGGTTTGTTCAAACAGGTTATGGAAACGCTTGGGCTGGATCTTACAGACGACAGCCTCCGTGGCACACCCCGCCGAGTGGCAAAAATGTATGTTGAAGAACTGTTTAACGGGCTCAATCCGGCCGATTTGCCGAATATGACCCTCTTTGAAAACAAATACAGATACAACCAGATGCTGGTTGAAAAAGACATCACCGTTTACAGTCACTGCGAACATCATTTTGTACCCATTTTCGGCAAAGCGCATATCGCTTACATCTCATCCGGTAAGGTCATTGGTCTTTCCAAGCTTAACCGGCTGGTAGATTACTATGCACGGCGGCCCCAGGTGCAGGAGCGACTTACTATGCAGATCGGCAGGGCCTTGCAGCAGGCGCTGAAAACAGAAGATGTGGCAGTTATTATCGATGCCAAGCACATGTGTGTGGCATCGCGTGGGATTCGCGACACACATTCGGCCACAGTAACCACTTTCTATGAAGGCCAGTTTGTAAACAACGTCTTAAAAGAAGAATTTTTGCGGTATGTAGGCTTAACTACGGCTTATTAA
- a CDS encoding glycoside hydrolase family 2 protein, which yields MNIKNYLLFLSVLLFNCLLVKKSEAQQAKLPTQWTKVAMESTVPFQEYPRPQLERKEWLCLNGKWDYMGGKQVTSALNPIKPISFKDKTEKILVPYCPESVLSGIERNQETNMWYRRTFEIPLAWKGKQIIINFDAVDHDATLFVNGEKAGSHAGGYSSFQINITRFLQAGTNTIIVAAYDPNEGKTPSGKNGPRGDYTFTSGIWQSVWLEPVNEHYIRNIRLLPDIANNQLEVFVEARPAQIKATAFDGKKVVSEISGSTGMKLYIPIKDPKLWSPDNPFLYDLTITLTDNKGNITDEVRSYFGMRDIKLGSVNGIIRPLLNNRFVMQVGLLDQGYWPDGILTAPTEEALLYDMEFTKKAGFNLIRKHMKTEPKRFYYWADKLGLLVWQDMPAIWYQHEDTAKTRSVFRKELNAMIDDLYNSPSIITWVPFNENWGAFDVKEITDWVKKIDPSRLVNGNSGFNNNPDFQKAAGDPGNGDFVDTHIYVGPNGASKPDGKRAASLGEFGGVGLFVQGHMWPVENNAYAYEPTKDRLTDRYVFLMDQVEQLMKYQGLSIAIYTQTTDVEHEVNGILTYDRAVEKMDIERVKAVNKAVIKAGNELNQQMPPDRK from the coding sequence ATGAACATAAAAAACTACTTGCTTTTTTTAAGCGTCCTGCTATTCAATTGTTTACTTGTCAAAAAATCTGAAGCCCAACAGGCTAAATTACCTACCCAATGGACGAAGGTGGCTATGGAATCGACTGTACCTTTTCAGGAATATCCCCGTCCCCAGTTGGAGCGAAAGGAATGGCTATGTTTGAATGGAAAATGGGATTACATGGGAGGCAAACAGGTGACCAGTGCTTTAAATCCCATTAAGCCAATTAGTTTTAAGGATAAAACAGAAAAGATCTTGGTCCCTTATTGCCCGGAATCTGTACTCTCTGGAATTGAGCGAAACCAGGAAACAAATATGTGGTACCGCCGCACATTTGAAATTCCTTTGGCCTGGAAAGGTAAGCAGATAATCATCAATTTTGATGCGGTTGACCATGATGCCACCTTATTTGTCAATGGAGAAAAAGCAGGGTCACATGCCGGCGGTTATAGTTCCTTTCAAATTAATATTACAAGATTTCTACAAGCAGGTACCAATACCATCATTGTTGCTGCCTATGATCCAAATGAAGGGAAAACACCCTCTGGTAAAAATGGTCCACGTGGAGACTATACTTTTACCTCAGGGATCTGGCAAAGTGTATGGCTGGAGCCAGTCAATGAACATTATATTAGAAATATCCGGCTACTACCCGATATAGCCAACAACCAATTGGAAGTATTTGTTGAGGCCAGGCCTGCTCAAATTAAAGCTACTGCGTTTGATGGAAAAAAAGTGGTGAGTGAAATTTCGGGAAGCACCGGAATGAAATTATATATTCCAATAAAAGATCCTAAATTATGGTCTCCCGATAATCCATTCCTGTATGATCTTACCATAACGCTGACTGATAATAAAGGCAATATCACGGATGAGGTTCGTAGCTATTTTGGTATGCGTGATATTAAACTGGGTAGTGTTAATGGGATTATAAGACCACTATTGAATAACCGGTTTGTAATGCAGGTTGGATTACTGGATCAGGGGTATTGGCCTGACGGTATTTTGACAGCTCCAACAGAAGAAGCCTTACTGTATGACATGGAATTTACTAAAAAGGCTGGTTTTAATTTGATAAGGAAACATATGAAAACGGAGCCTAAAAGATTTTACTATTGGGCAGATAAGCTAGGTCTATTGGTATGGCAGGATATGCCGGCTATCTGGTATCAACACGAAGATACGGCAAAGACGAGAAGCGTTTTTAGAAAGGAATTAAATGCTATGATCGACGATCTTTATAATTCCCCTTCCATCATTACCTGGGTACCATTCAACGAAAACTGGGGCGCATTCGACGTAAAAGAGATTACCGACTGGGTGAAAAAAATAGATCCTTCAAGACTGGTAAATGGTAATTCCGGGTTTAACAATAACCCTGATTTTCAAAAAGCCGCAGGAGATCCTGGAAACGGAGACTTTGTAGATACACATATTTACGTTGGGCCTAATGGTGCTTCTAAACCTGATGGCAAACGAGCGGCATCATTGGGTGAGTTCGGTGGTGTTGGTTTGTTTGTACAGGGACATATGTGGCCAGTGGAAAACAATGCTTATGCTTATGAACCCACTAAAGACAGACTAACTGATAGGTACGTATTCTTAATGGACCAGGTGGAGCAACTCATGAAATATCAGGGCTTAAGTATTGCAATATATACGCAGACCACCGATGTTGAACACGAAGTAAATGGTATCCTGACTTATGACCGGGCTGTTGAAAAAATGGACATTGAAAGGGTTAAAGCAGTGAATAAAGCAGTCATTAAGGCTGGTAATGAGTTAAATCAACAGATGCCACCTGATAGAAAGTAA
- a CDS encoding MerR family transcriptional regulator — protein MKLYHISELEQLSGIKAPTIRIWERRYNLIQPGRTETNIRMYDDRQVRKLLNVATLLNNGYKISKIAELDEEDIHAMVLGLQNSGSETDETAIAFINRLVVAMLDFDEVNFEITYTAAIKRYGLFDAMLQVFYPLLQKIGIMWTTEDVTPVQEHFASAVMRRKLMAATDALEIKKKRRKKFLLLLPPGEWHEIGLLFANYIIRSKDIETIYLGQNVPYEQVAAVLEKTKISHVLLFLITRREQIDIAFLRKSMQLPNDLLLLIACSAAVTGILQRTASTHFLQSPFDLLQHL, from the coding sequence ATGAAACTATACCACATATCAGAACTTGAACAGCTATCGGGTATCAAAGCGCCTACCATTCGTATATGGGAACGTAGATATAATCTGATACAACCCGGCCGTACTGAAACCAATATTCGTATGTACGACGACCGGCAGGTACGCAAACTACTTAATGTAGCTACCTTATTGAATAACGGATATAAGATCTCGAAGATCGCGGAACTTGATGAAGAAGATATTCATGCCATGGTGCTGGGCTTACAAAATAGCGGCAGTGAAACGGACGAAACAGCCATTGCTTTTATTAACAGACTGGTGGTAGCCATGCTGGATTTCGATGAGGTAAACTTCGAAATAACTTATACCGCCGCCATAAAACGATACGGACTATTTGATGCCATGCTGCAAGTGTTTTACCCACTCCTGCAAAAAATAGGCATTATGTGGACCACTGAGGATGTAACTCCGGTACAGGAGCATTTTGCTTCGGCAGTGATGCGCAGAAAACTCATGGCAGCTACTGATGCCCTGGAAATAAAAAAGAAGCGGCGGAAGAAGTTTTTATTGTTGTTACCACCGGGTGAATGGCATGAGATTGGCCTGCTCTTCGCCAATTATATTATTCGTTCAAAGGATATTGAAACCATTTATCTTGGACAGAACGTGCCTTATGAACAGGTAGCTGCCGTATTAGAGAAAACAAAGATCTCTCATGTTTTGCTGTTCCTGATCACGCGTCGGGAACAAATCGACATCGCATTTCTGCGCAAAAGCATGCAGCTTCCAAACGATCTGCTACTTCTTATTGCCTGCAGCGCTGCTGTAACAGGTATATTACAGCGTACTGCCTCCACCCATTTCTTACAATCTCCATTCGATCTTTTGCAACATCTGTAA
- a CDS encoding TspO/MBR family protein: MNKWLTILLCIGLPLAVGGVSAYVTIQNVQSWYPGLVKPFFNPPNTVFGPVWTVLYILMGISFYLVLRKPSSEKKKHAIILFLIQLLLNFWWSILFFRFHLTGIALVDIVLLWLFIILMIRRFYQVSGKAANLQWPYLAWVSFASVLNASVWYLNH; the protein is encoded by the coding sequence ATGAATAAATGGTTGACCATCTTGCTTTGTATCGGATTGCCGCTGGCAGTTGGAGGAGTATCCGCTTATGTGACCATTCAAAACGTACAAAGCTGGTATCCCGGCCTTGTAAAACCTTTTTTTAATCCGCCGAATACGGTTTTTGGCCCTGTATGGACCGTATTGTATATTTTAATGGGCATCTCCTTTTACCTGGTACTCCGGAAGCCTTCTTCTGAGAAGAAGAAGCATGCCATTATATTGTTCCTTATACAGCTATTATTGAATTTCTGGTGGAGCATTTTGTTTTTCCGCTTTCATTTAACAGGCATTGCCCTCGTAGATATTGTATTGTTGTGGTTGTTCATCATCCTTATGATCCGCCGGTTTTACCAGGTATCAGGCAAAGCGGCCAACCTGCAATGGCCATACCTGGCCTGGGTAAGTTTTGCGAGCGTATTGAATGCCTCTGTCTGGTACCTCAATCACTAA
- a CDS encoding SRPBCC family protein, whose amino-acid sequence MLYTIETSQLIRADMATVWAFMSNPNNLARLTPAYLGFEVLSKENSDRMYPGQIIEYYVKPLLNIKLHWVTEITHVQEASYFVDEQRFGPYAFWHHKHFLQEKAGGVEMRDLVHYKLPLGYLGKLANAVFVKKQLKGIFDFRYQQIDSLFNGR is encoded by the coding sequence TTGTTATATACCATAGAAACGAGCCAATTGATCAGGGCCGACATGGCCACGGTGTGGGCATTTATGAGCAACCCCAATAATTTGGCACGGCTTACGCCTGCTTACCTGGGTTTTGAAGTGCTCAGCAAAGAAAATTCGGACCGTATGTACCCGGGACAGATCATTGAGTATTATGTGAAGCCATTGCTGAATATCAAACTGCACTGGGTTACCGAGATCACGCATGTACAGGAGGCGTCTTATTTTGTAGATGAACAACGTTTTGGTCCGTATGCATTCTGGCACCACAAGCACTTTCTTCAGGAAAAAGCAGGAGGTGTTGAAATGCGTGATCTGGTGCACTATAAACTTCCATTGGGCTACCTTGGAAAACTGGCCAATGCGGTTTTTGTAAAAAAACAACTGAAAGGCATATTTGATTTCCGCTATCAACAAATAGATAGCCTTTTCAATGGCCGGTAA
- a CDS encoding GTP cyclohydrolase I — translation MQHRANTKSLTGLKGLNLNEMNMDEIGDNHFQTAADTPMRPDAFHMCLASRGIRDTYSATVTAFYEGQFVNNALKEEFLRYAGMTTVY, via the coding sequence ATGCAACACCGTGCCAACACAAAATCGCTGACTGGCCTGAAAGGGTTAAATCTGAATGAGATGAATATGGACGAGATTGGCGACAATCATTTTCAAACAGCGGCTGATACGCCTATGCGGCCAGACGCTTTTCATATGTGTTTGGCATCGCGTGGCATTCGCGATACATACTCGGCCACGGTCACAGCTTTCTATGAAGGTCAGTTTGTAAACAACGCCTTAAAAGAAGAATTCCTGCGGTATGCAGGCATGACTACGGTTTATTAA
- a CDS encoding MerR family transcriptional regulator → MKLYHISELEQLSGIRAPTIRIWERRYNLIQPGRTDTNIRMYDDRQVRKLLNVATLLNNGFKISKIAELDEDGIHAMVLGLQNSDSETDDIATAFINGLIVAMLDFDEVNFEITYTAAVKRYGLFDAMLQVFYPLLQKIGIMWTTEDVIPVQEHFASAVMRRKLMAATDALVIKKKRRKKFLLLLPPGEWHEIGLLFANYVIRSKDIETIYLGQNVPYEQVAAVLEKTKISHVLLFLITRREQMDIASLRKSMKLLNELPLLVACSSAVTGALQCTTSNTYFLQSPFDLLQHL, encoded by the coding sequence ATGAAACTATACCATATATCGGAACTTGAACAGCTATCGGGCATCAGGGCGCCTACCATTCGTATATGGGAGCGTAGATATAATCTCATACAACCCGGCCGTACCGATACCAATATTCGTATGTACGACGACCGGCAGGTACGCAAACTACTTAATGTAGCTACGTTACTCAATAACGGTTTTAAAATTTCGAAGATCGCGGAACTGGATGAAGATGGTATTCATGCCATGGTGCTGGGCTTACAAAATAGTGACAGTGAAACGGATGATATAGCCACTGCTTTTATTAACGGGCTGATTGTAGCTATGCTGGACTTCGATGAGGTGAACTTCGAAATAACTTATACAGCCGCCGTAAAACGATACGGACTATTTGATGCCATGCTGCAAGTGTTTTACCCTCTTCTGCAAAAAATAGGCATCATGTGGACCACTGAGGATGTAATCCCTGTACAGGAGCATTTTGCTTCGGCAGTGATGCGGAGAAAGTTAATGGCAGCTACTGATGCCCTGGTAATAAAAAAGAAACGGCGGAAGAAGTTTCTATTACTGCTACCGCCTGGTGAATGGCATGAGATAGGCCTGCTCTTCGCCAATTATGTTATTCGTTCAAAGGATATTGAAACCATTTATCTTGGACAGAATGTGCCTTATGAACAGGTGGCTGCCGTATTAGAAAAAACAAAGATCTCACATGTTTTGCTGTTCTTAATCACACGTCGGGAACAAATGGATATTGCCTCTCTGCGCAAAAGCATGAAGCTTCTCAATGAGCTGCCACTTCTTGTTGCCTGCAGCTCTGCTGTAACAGGTGCATTACAGTGCACTACCTCTAATACCTATTTCTTACAATCTCCATTCGACCTTTTGCAACACCTGTAA
- a CDS encoding acyl-CoA desaturase, producing the protein MWVLIIFIAIWYSSLFCQTFFQHRYAAHQAFTMNKFWERTFYIFTYLTQGSSYLSPRAYAIMHRMHHAYTDTEKDPHSPEYSRNMLQMMARTRQIYSSIYKGEYEVEEQFTRNLPDWPAFDKWAHSTFSRICWILGYTVIFLWLSQSLWCLLLLPFVIVMGPLHGAIINWFAHKYGYTNFKLKNTSQNLFSVDFLMLGESYHNNHHKSPSAINFGKRWHEVDPVYPVIRFLASLRIITLRNDKHKTKNSR; encoded by the coding sequence ATGTGGGTGCTGATCATTTTTATTGCAATCTGGTATTCTTCTCTTTTTTGCCAAACCTTTTTTCAACACAGGTATGCCGCTCACCAGGCATTTACCATGAATAAATTCTGGGAAAGGACTTTTTATATTTTTACTTACCTAACACAAGGCTCGTCTTATTTAAGTCCCCGCGCCTATGCAATCATGCACCGGATGCACCATGCTTATACTGATACCGAAAAAGACCCCCATTCTCCGGAGTACTCACGCAATATGTTGCAAATGATGGCGCGCACAAGGCAGATCTATAGCAGTATCTATAAAGGTGAATATGAAGTAGAAGAGCAATTTACCCGAAATTTGCCTGATTGGCCGGCATTTGATAAATGGGCACACTCTACCTTTTCCCGAATATGCTGGATACTTGGATATACGGTAATATTTCTTTGGCTAAGCCAATCTCTCTGGTGTTTGCTGTTATTGCCTTTTGTAATTGTTATGGGGCCGCTTCATGGAGCTATCATCAACTGGTTTGCCCATAAATATGGATATACCAATTTCAAATTGAAGAACACCTCGCAAAACCTGTTTTCTGTTGACTTTCTGATGTTAGGCGAATCCTATCATAATAATCATCACAAAAGTCCCAGTGCGATTAACTTTGGTAAACGCTGGCATGAAGTGGATCCCGTTTATCCGGTTATCAGGTTTTTGGCCTCGTTACGGATCATTACTTTGCGTAATGACAAGCATAAAACAAAAAATTCCCGATAA
- a CDS encoding SRPBCC family protein: MLYTIETKQLIRADLANVWAFMSNPRNLARLTPPYLGFEVLSKENNDRMYPGQIIEYYVKPLLNIKLHWVTEITHVQDESYFVDEQRFGPYAFWHHKHFLRETAGGVEMHDLVHYKLPLALLGKLANEAFVKKQLKRIFDFRYQQIEILFNGKKELI, from the coding sequence GTGTTATATACTATAGAAACGAAACAATTGATCAGGGCTGACCTGGCCAATGTGTGGGCATTTATGAGCAACCCCCGAAATTTGGCCCGGCTTACGCCTCCTTACCTGGGTTTTGAAGTGCTCAGCAAAGAAAATAATGACCGTATGTACCCAGGACAGATCATTGAGTATTATGTGAAACCATTGCTGAATATCAAACTGCACTGGGTTACAGAGATCACGCATGTACAGGATGAGTCTTATTTTGTAGATGAACAGCGTTTTGGGCCATATGCTTTCTGGCACCATAAGCATTTTCTTCGGGAAACAGCAGGCGGTGTTGAAATGCATGATCTGGTACACTATAAACTACCACTGGCCTTACTGGGAAAACTTGCCAATGAGGCTTTTGTGAAAAAACAACTGAAAAGAATATTTGATTTCCGCTATCAACAGATAGAAATCCTTTTCAATGGTAAAAAAGAGCTGATATGA
- a CDS encoding NAD-dependent epimerase/dehydratase family protein produces the protein MHILITGANGYVGQRLSPVLVELGHRITCCVRSRQRFNKSLQVKGIRHCNFINVICCNLRSDRFRVLLFYFQSWVLALPKKISFPHVLFQKLKLCGC, from the coding sequence ATGCATATACTGATCACGGGAGCGAATGGTTATGTGGGTCAACGCCTTTCACCGGTACTGGTGGAATTGGGACACCGCATTACCTGCTGTGTGCGAAGCCGTCAACGGTTTAATAAAAGCTTACAAGTAAAAGGTATCCGGCATTGTAATTTCATTAACGTTATTTGCTGTAACTTGCGGTCCGATAGATTTCGCGTATTACTTTTTTACTTTCAATCGTGGGTATTGGCTCTTCCGAAAAAAATCAGTTTTCCGCATGTTCTATTTCAAAAATTAAAATTATGTGGGTGCTGA